In Desertifilum tharense IPPAS B-1220, the DNA window TTTCTTTTCCATGCCTTTTTCAACGGCATCCATGAGGGCGATCGCGCCAGTCTTTTGATAAATTCTCCGCACCTCATCCAGGTCTTTTTCAGGAATCATCCGATGAGAACCGGGACTATTTTCTAAGTCCATTGGTACATCCCACCATTGCCGCATTTCGGCACGATGTTCGTAATAGTATTCCCAGTTTTCACCCAACTCTGGAAAATGAGCGGGGGTAATATTTTCTGCTAATAAGGTATAGCCTCGCTTCAGCACGTTTTCACCAAAGACTCGTTTAGCAAAGAGTTGTTGTCTGCCTTTTTCCGACTCAGCAAAATAACCGTGACGAATTGAAAGCCGTCGCAATGCCAGAACAACAGAAGCTGTATTATTTCCTCTCGGACAGCGCGTTTTACAGGAAAAACATTGCCCGCAATACCAAATTTTATCGGACTTGAGGAGGTCTTCAATCTGTTCGTCATCTTCAGATTGAACGATATTCATGATTTCTCTCGGCGAGTAATCATTAAATTCTGCGGCTGGACAGACGGCGGTACAAACACCGCAATTTAAGCAGGCGTTCATGCCATGCTGATACAAAATATCTTGTTTGAGTTCGTTAAATAAGGTGCCCATTGTAAACCTCTAACTATCTGGAGATGAGGAACCCTGTCGCTAGGCTTGCAAATTGGAAAAGATCGCGAGTTATTCAGCAGTCGTCAAGAAAATTTGACGCTAGGAGGAAATGACAATTTTCCGGGTTTCTAAAAACCCGTTCCCCCTAGGTTGCAAATGTGAGTCGTCTGTTAGGAAAGCTCTTGTTCACTTTATAACTAGATGGTAATATAGTCTTTAATCTTTGACAAGGGTGACTCAAAAATAATTTTGTCCAGAGTCTCTGTCAAAGCCTTAATGAATGCGATCGCAACAACCTTTCCCAAGCCTGAGACGAGATATGGTAACATCAACTCCCCAACAGTCCCCGCTCCCCGCTATTAGCAAAACGCTGCATCACCAAATTGCGATCGTTGGAGGCGGGGCCGCTGGAATTATGACGGCTTCCCTATTGCTCAAAAACAACAGCGCCCTAGATATTGCCATCATCGATCCATCGGACAAACACTACTATCAACCCGGTTGGACGCTGACTGGAGGAGGCGTCTTTCAGCTTCAAGACACCGTTAGAAATCAGCGCGATTTGATTCCCCAATCTACCACTTGGATTCAAGATCGAGTCATCCAGTTAGATCCAGATAACCAAGCCATCTTGACTCAAACGGGTCACAAAATTGAGTATGAATACTTAATTGTCTGTCCCGGTATTCAACTCGATTGGCACCTCATTCAAGGACTGCCAGAAGCACTTGGTAAAAATGGCGTCACCAGCAACTATTCTGCCGATTATGCGCCCTACACCTGGGAACTGATCCGCAACTTTCAAGGGGGAAATGCTCTCTTTACCTTTCCCAACACGCCAATTAAATGTGGAGGCGCGCCGCAAAAAGTCATGTACATGGCAGACGACACCTTTCGCAGCAAATCAGGCGTCCGCCAGCGTACAAACGTCCAGTTTTTCTCCCCCTTAACCCAAATGTTTGCCGTACCGGAGTATTCAGCACTCCTAGATAGAGTGATTGAAGAGCGAGAAATTGAGGTGAAATTTCGGCATAACCTCAAAGCGATTAAAGCCGAAACCCAAGAAGCCCTCTTCGATCTCTATGACGATCGCGGCAATATTGTGGATGAAGTCAGTTATCCCTATGACCTCCTCCATGTTGCGCCCCCCCAAAGCGCCCCTGACTTTATTAAAAACAGCCCCCTCGCCTTACCCCATAGTCCTTACGGCTGGGTGGATGTCGATCGCTACACGCTACAACACAACCGCTATCGCAACGTCTTTAGCTTAGGCGATGCCTCTTCGCTGCCCACCTCCAAAACGGCGGCCGCCGCTCGCAAACAAGCCCCCGTCGTTGCTGAAAATGTACTGGCGTTAATCGACTCCAAACCGTTATTACGCCACTATGACGGCTACACCTGCTGTCCGTTAATTACAGGCTATGACAAAACCATCATGGCGGAATTTGATGGCTATCGCGGTACGCCGCTTTCTAGCTTTCCGCTCAATCCCGTCAAAGAGCGCTGGATTATGTGGAAGATGAAGACAACCGTCTTACCCTGGGTCTATTGGCATCGGATGCTCAAAGGGGAGCCATTTGAGGGAGATTATCTCAAGCCGATCCAGTGGAAAAAGCGCTAAATCCAGTCCTCATCATCCCCTGCCTCCCAGTCATCCTCCTGCGTGGGTTTGGGCTGTTCGCTACTAGGAGGGGGGACAATCACGCGGAAATTGGCATCATAAACATCTTCCGTTCTGCCCACACCAGAGCGATCGCGGTCTTGCGGCTTGTAGGAATAAGTGGTTCCAGAAGAAGTCGGCTGAGACGGTTCGGCTTGAATGCGCGTTGGCGAAGGGGCGGGTGAGGGCGATCGCTTTGCCGGGGGGTCGTCCCAATCTCCAATCTTCGAGGGAGAGGCTTCCCAGTCATCCGTCCAACTCTCAGCCGCCGGGGAAGGAGCGGGGGTCTTCACCGTCGGTTCGGGTTGCGGTTCAGCCACAGGCGCAGGGCTATCCACTTGCAAGCGCGTTTTGGTTGTTTCGGGAGGACGCGGCGTTCTAGGGGGTTGAGGCGTCCCAGAAGCGCGGATATCGGGCCGTCGGGCTGCCCCCACTGACAGCGGCGCATTCAGATAAATGGCAAAGCGCAACAAAACCGCTAGCACCAAACTGGTTAAAAAGCCTGCACCTAAGCTGAAAAGCAACCATAACCCCAAAGACAAGGTTTGCGTTTCTAGACCTAAAAACGTTAGGGGTAAGGTGAGTGAGGAGTTTTGCAGGATTAATAGGATTAACCCCCCAATCACGAATAAGACTAAAACTAAGCGAAGTGCAGACATAGTTTGGAGTGAAGAGGGCAACACATAACGGAGTTTAAAGCAGTTGGGGAGCCACTCTCTATCTTAATGCCCTTGCCAGCGGTCAATCGGTACGCAGTCAATTTCCAATTGATCTAAAGCGCGAGCCACCACAAAATCAACTAAATCTTCAATCGTCTGGGGGTTGTGATACCAGGCGGGAATGGCCGGAACAATTCTCGCCCCAGCTTCGGCTAAGGTGGTAAGATTTCGCAGGTGAATTAAGCTCAACGGCGTTTCGCGGGGGACGATCGCCAATTTGCGTCCTTCTTTGAGTTGAACATCGGCGGCGCGTTCGAGCAAGTCTGAACTTAACCCCGCAGCCAGTTTCGCAACCGTACTCATACTGCAAGGTATAACAAGCATTCCTAGCGTCCGAAAGGAACCGCTAGCAATATTCGCGCCTACATCTTGCCAAGGATGACAGCGCAATTTCCCCTCGCTAACGCCGCCAGCTTGTTCCCGCCAAAAAGTTTCTTGTTGAAGCGGTTCGGCTGGCATTCGGATATTTTGTTCGGCTTGCCAAACCATATAAGTGGCTTTGCTTGCAACCAGCTCAACACAATAATCTGATAAGAGCAA includes these proteins:
- a CDS encoding 4Fe-4S dicluster domain-containing protein, with product MGTLFNELKQDILYQHGMNACLNCGVCTAVCPAAEFNDYSPREIMNIVQSEDDEQIEDLLKSDKIWYCGQCFSCKTRCPRGNNTASVVLALRRLSIRHGYFAESEKGRQQLFAKRVFGENVLKRGYTLLAENITPAHFPELGENWEYYYEHRAEMRQWWDVPMDLENSPGSHRMIPEKDLDEVRRIYQKTGAIALMDAVEKGMEKKLGSKAEVEKYWQTWLETGDSRNYEIPDRQ
- a CDS encoding FAD/NAD(P)-binding oxidoreductase — its product is MVTSTPQQSPLPAISKTLHHQIAIVGGGAAGIMTASLLLKNNSALDIAIIDPSDKHYYQPGWTLTGGGVFQLQDTVRNQRDLIPQSTTWIQDRVIQLDPDNQAILTQTGHKIEYEYLIVCPGIQLDWHLIQGLPEALGKNGVTSNYSADYAPYTWELIRNFQGGNALFTFPNTPIKCGGAPQKVMYMADDTFRSKSGVRQRTNVQFFSPLTQMFAVPEYSALLDRVIEEREIEVKFRHNLKAIKAETQEALFDLYDDRGNIVDEVSYPYDLLHVAPPQSAPDFIKNSPLALPHSPYGWVDVDRYTLQHNRYRNVFSLGDASSLPTSKTAAAARKQAPVVAENVLALIDSKPLLRHYDGYTCCPLITGYDKTIMAEFDGYRGTPLSSFPLNPVKERWIMWKMKTTVLPWVYWHRMLKGEPFEGDYLKPIQWKKR
- a CDS encoding flavin prenyltransferase UbiX; the protein is MNKPLILGVSGASGLIYAVRALKFLLLSDYCVELVASKATYMVWQAEQNIRMPAEPLQQETFWREQAGGVSEGKLRCHPWQDVGANIASGSFRTLGMLVIPCSMSTVAKLAAGLSSDLLERAADVQLKEGRKLAIVPRETPLSLIHLRNLTTLAEAGARIVPAIPAWYHNPQTIEDLVDFVVARALDQLEIDCVPIDRWQGH